In Sulfitobacter sp. M39, the following proteins share a genomic window:
- a CDS encoding ABC transporter ATP-binding protein, with product MDLRLAGVSHTYGETEVLRDINLDIPSGQIVCIVGPSGCGKSTLLRMLGGLEQPTSGQVLQLGTPPAGCLNPLTYVFQDFALLPWRSVRGNVALVLEDHGLDAAARAWIIDDVLARTKLTEFADALPKQLSGGMKQRVAIARALAVNPAVMLMDEPLSALDSQTRELLMDDLISLWTRQPFTAVYVTHNLAEAVRLGHRIVVLSRRPGQIREVVELTTPLAERAYGDAALEAQQQHLWGLMREEAAAADAELIHV from the coding sequence ATGGATCTTAGGTTAGCGGGGGTCAGCCATACCTATGGCGAGACCGAAGTGCTGCGCGATATCAACCTTGATATCCCGTCAGGGCAGATTGTCTGCATCGTTGGGCCTTCGGGCTGTGGCAAGTCGACCCTGTTGCGGATGCTGGGCGGGCTGGAGCAGCCGACTTCGGGTCAGGTGCTGCAACTGGGCACGCCCCCAGCCGGCTGTCTGAACCCGCTCACCTACGTATTTCAGGATTTCGCCTTGCTGCCCTGGCGCAGCGTGCGCGGCAATGTGGCGCTGGTGCTTGAAGATCACGGGCTGGATGCCGCCGCGCGGGCGTGGATCATCGACGATGTGCTGGCCCGCACCAAACTGACCGAATTTGCCGATGCCCTGCCCAAGCAACTGTCGGGCGGGATGAAACAACGGGTCGCCATCGCGCGCGCCCTGGCGGTGAACCCCGCGGTGATGTTGATGGACGAACCGCTGAGCGCGCTGGACAGCCAGACGCGCGAGCTGTTGATGGACGATCTGATCAGCCTGTGGACCCGCCAGCCCTTTACCGCCGTCTATGTCACCCACAATCTGGCAGAGGCCGTGCGGCTGGGGCACAGAATCGTGGTCCTGTCGCGCCGCCCCGGGCAGATCCGCGAAGTGGTTGAGCTGACCACCCCGCTGGCAGAGCGTGCCTATGGCGATGCCGCCCTCGAGGCGCAACAACAACATTTGTGGGGGCTGATGCGCGAAGAAGCCGCCGCCGCCGATGCGGAGTTGATCCATGTCTGA
- a CDS encoding ABC transporter permease: MSDAAHTNSRPVAFRGGGFAPKQRRGMGVLVFVLLILLAEWGTRSGFISNLTLPRPSDVAMTFVELWQSGMLFKHLAPSLSRLAVGATLGALVGVGVGVMIGLFSYVRAGLVPLVAALFPIPKIALLPLFVIWFGIDEGSKYALIAFGTFTPTVVATYAAVDNVDRGLIRMGQSFGLSWWSIVRKIVLPGAMPGILSGLRISLAIAIILLVAAEMLGAEYGIGAYILEAGSLYDLERLFAGVVILSVLGVCVSAVIAAIETRVLRWRV; this comes from the coding sequence ATGTCTGATGCAGCACATACAAATAGCCGCCCCGTCGCCTTTCGCGGTGGCGGTTTTGCCCCCAAGCAACGGCGGGGCATGGGGGTCTTGGTCTTTGTCCTGCTGATCCTGCTGGCCGAATGGGGCACGCGCAGCGGCTTTATCTCTAACCTGACGTTGCCGCGCCCCTCGGATGTGGCGATGACCTTTGTCGAACTGTGGCAATCGGGGATGCTGTTCAAACATCTGGCCCCCTCGCTCAGCCGCTTGGCTGTGGGGGCGACGCTCGGGGCCTTGGTTGGAGTCGGCGTCGGGGTGATGATCGGGCTGTTCAGCTATGTGCGTGCCGGGCTGGTGCCCTTGGTTGCGGCGCTGTTCCCGATCCCCAAGATCGCGCTTCTGCCGTTGTTCGTGATCTGGTTTGGCATTGACGAGGGCAGTAAATACGCACTGATCGCCTTTGGGACATTCACGCCGACGGTCGTGGCGACCTATGCTGCGGTGGACAACGTGGACCGCGGATTGATCCGCATGGGGCAGAGCTTTGGTCTGTCGTGGTGGTCGATCGTGCGCAAGATCGTACTGCCGGGGGCGATGCCGGGCATCCTGTCGGGGCTTCGCATCTCTTTGGCGATTGCGATTATCCTGCTGGTGGCTGCTGAAATGCTGGGTGCGGAATATGGCATCGGGGCTTACATCCTTGAGGCCGGCAGCCTTTATGATCTTGAACGTCTGTTTGCGGGTGTGGTGATCCTGTCGGTCCTGGGGGTTTGCGTGAGCGCCGTGATTGCCGCCATCGAAACCCGCGTGTTGCGCTGGCGGGTCTGA
- a CDS encoding DUF2945 domain-containing protein gives MSCISKGTKVKWDWGQGTASGKVTDRFIKSVTRTLKGSEVTRNGSDDDPALLIEQDDGDEVLKLSSEVEAV, from the coding sequence ATGTCATGCATATCCAAGGGCACCAAGGTCAAATGGGACTGGGGGCAGGGCACTGCCAGTGGCAAGGTGACAGACCGCTTTATCAAAAGTGTGACCCGTACGTTGAAAGGGTCCGAGGTCACGCGCAACGGGTCCGATGATGATCCAGCGCTGTTGATCGAGCAAGACGACGGGGATGAGGTGCTCAAGCTGTCGTCGGAAGTCGAGGCCGTCTGA
- a CDS encoding DNA topoisomerase IB, whose product MGGAGLTYYGDDRPGISRQRRGRGFTYTAPDGTTIARGKERARLEAMAVPPAYEDVWMTPLVNGHLLATGRDTRNRKQYRYHEKWSEAQAETKFASLVDFAHALPRLRRFVARDLDQQAGERSFALASAVTLIDRASLRVGNPDYTRENGSYGTLTLRSKHVKLDGNVIRLRYTAKGGKKVRRQINDRTLAKTLEKINDLPGAELLTWADAQGEVHQLNSAGLNAYIADASGCDDFTAKTFRTWAGTVAAFEAAEKGQATIKQLAEAAAAQLSNTPTVARNSYIHPAVIDLAGEAPLEIRVGRKTGLFASEARLLTYLEQV is encoded by the coding sequence ATGGGCGGCGCGGGGCTGACCTATTATGGCGATGACCGCCCCGGCATTTCGCGTCAGCGGCGCGGGCGCGGGTTTACCTATACCGCACCGGACGGCACTACCATCGCCCGCGGAAAAGAGCGCGCGCGGCTGGAAGCGATGGCAGTGCCGCCCGCCTATGAAGACGTGTGGATGACGCCTTTGGTGAACGGGCATTTGCTGGCCACGGGGCGCGACACCCGCAATCGCAAACAATATCGCTATCACGAAAAATGGTCAGAGGCGCAGGCCGAGACGAAATTCGCGAGCCTAGTGGATTTTGCGCATGCTTTGCCGCGCCTGCGCCGCTTTGTCGCCCGCGATCTGGATCAGCAGGCAGGCGAGCGCAGCTTTGCTTTGGCCAGCGCCGTCACATTGATCGACCGCGCGTCGCTGCGGGTGGGAAATCCGGACTACACGCGCGAGAATGGCAGCTATGGCACGCTGACCCTGCGGTCGAAGCACGTAAAGCTCGACGGGAATGTGATCCGGCTGCGCTACACGGCCAAGGGCGGCAAGAAGGTGCGGCGGCAGATCAACGACCGGACGCTGGCTAAAACGCTGGAGAAAATTAACGACCTGCCAGGGGCGGAGCTGCTGACATGGGCCGATGCGCAGGGCGAGGTGCATCAGTTGAACTCAGCCGGATTGAACGCCTATATCGCCGATGCATCGGGGTGCGACGACTTTACCGCCAAGACTTTCCGCACATGGGCGGGCACCGTTGCCGCCTTCGAGGCCGCCGAGAAGGGGCAGGCCACCATCAAGCAATTGGCCGAAGCCGCTGCCGCACAGCTGAGCAATACGCCGACCGTGGCGCGCAACAGCTATATCCATCCGGCGGTGATCGATCTGGCGGGCGAAGCGCCCCTCGAGATCAGGGTCGGACGCAAGACCGGGCTATTCGCCTCGGAAGCGCGGCTGCTGACGTATCTTGAGCAGGTCTGA
- a CDS encoding ArsR/SmtB family transcription factor, whose translation MSQADRDRMAENAARASNFLKAISHEGRLMILCHLSAGEKSVTELEELLSARQAAVSQQLSRLRLEGLVTPRRDGKTIYYRLADDRPQKIMEVVYDMFCKPDSDG comes from the coding sequence ATGAGCCAAGCCGATCGGGACCGTATGGCCGAAAACGCCGCACGTGCCTCTAACTTTCTCAAGGCGATCAGCCACGAGGGGCGGTTGATGATCCTGTGTCACCTCTCTGCAGGGGAAAAATCCGTTACCGAGTTGGAAGAGCTGCTGTCCGCCCGTCAGGCGGCGGTATCCCAACAGCTGTCACGCTTGCGGCTTGAAGGCCTGGTAACGCCACGCCGCGACGGCAAGACGATCTATTACAGGCTGGCCGATGACCGTCCGCAAAAGATCATGGAAGTCGTCTATGATATGTTCTGCAAACCGGACAGCGACGGGTAA
- a CDS encoding cytochrome c biogenesis CcdA family protein, with protein MLEITFLGAAFAGLLSFLSPCILPIVPFYLSYLAGVGMNQITADGPVDAAVRRRAVIAALFFAAGVITIFVGLGAVATTFGQIVRDYFDILRWVAAAVIIAMGLHFLGVIRIGFLYRQFRADAGNTTATSFLGAYVIGLAFAFGWTPCVGPVLAAILFTAAGAETAGSGALLLLTYGVGMTVPFVLAALFIGPFMRWMAGFRQHLGTVEKAMGVLLIVFGLLIATNSINYIAQWMLETFPVFSVIG; from the coding sequence ATGCTTGAAATCACCTTTCTGGGCGCGGCGTTTGCCGGGCTTTTGTCCTTTTTGTCGCCCTGCATCCTGCCGATCGTACCCTTTTATCTGAGCTATCTGGCGGGCGTGGGCATGAACCAGATCACGGCAGACGGGCCTGTGGATGCCGCCGTACGCCGGCGCGCGGTGATCGCGGCGCTGTTTTTTGCGGCGGGGGTGATCACGATCTTTGTCGGGCTGGGGGCGGTGGCCACAACCTTTGGTCAGATCGTGCGGGATTATTTTGATATTTTGCGATGGGTCGCTGCGGCTGTTATCATTGCGATGGGTCTGCACTTTCTGGGCGTGATCCGTATCGGGTTTCTATATCGCCAGTTTCGTGCCGATGCGGGGAACACGACGGCGACCAGTTTTCTGGGGGCCTATGTGATCGGGCTGGCCTTTGCCTTTGGCTGGACCCCTTGCGTCGGGCCGGTGCTTGCGGCGATCCTGTTCACCGCCGCGGGGGCCGAGACGGCGGGCTCGGGCGCGCTGTTGCTGCTGACCTACGGCGTGGGCATGACCGTGCCTTTCGTGCTGGCGGCGCTGTTCATCGGGCCGTTCATGCGCTGGATGGCGGGGTTCCGGCAACATCTGGGCACGGTAGAAAAGGCGATGGGGGTTCTGCTGATTGTCTTTGGCCTGCTGATCGCCACTAACTCGATCAACTATATTGCGCAGTGGATGCTTGAAACCTTCCCCGTTTTCAGCGTCATTGGCTAA
- a CDS encoding thioredoxin family protein, whose amino-acid sequence MKMIRNALAALAAVACMVTAGSAATLGDDGLHKTAWMRETFKDLRDDLAEATDEGKRLMVIIEQRGCIYCNKMHEEVFPLPKIDAYLRENFFVVQINMFGDVEVTDFDGETLPEKEMVRKWRQMFTPTLMYFPQTVEEGQTAVEAAVATVPGAFGPATTFHMMNWVVDKGYEGDETFQKYHARMLIEEQE is encoded by the coding sequence ATGAAGATGATCCGAAACGCTTTGGCCGCGCTGGCGGCTGTCGCTTGTATGGTGACTGCGGGCAGTGCCGCGACATTGGGTGATGACGGTTTGCACAAGACCGCTTGGATGCGCGAGACCTTCAAAGATCTGCGCGACGACCTGGCCGAGGCGACGGACGAGGGCAAGCGCCTGATGGTCATCATCGAACAGCGCGGCTGCATCTACTGCAACAAGATGCACGAAGAGGTTTTCCCGCTGCCCAAGATCGATGCCTACCTGCGCGAGAACTTCTTTGTCGTGCAGATCAACATGTTCGGCGATGTCGAGGTCACCGACTTTGACGGAGAGACATTGCCCGAGAAGGAGATGGTACGCAAATGGCGTCAGATGTTCACGCCGACGCTGATGTATTTCCCCCAGACCGTAGAGGAAGGGCAGACGGCCGTTGAGGCAGCGGTCGCGACGGTGCCCGGTGCCTTTGGTCCGGCGACGACCTTTCACATGATGAACTGGGTCGTCGACAAGGGATATGAGGGGGACGAGACGTTCCAGAAATATCACGCGCGTATGCTCATTGAAGAGCAGGAATAA
- the soxX gene encoding sulfur oxidation c-type cytochrome SoxX, with protein sequence MKVSVFALVASVGFAAAAHAADVAPGDVVYDEYGAVEQSLTGTPGNPEEGAKIVGSKKLGNCIACHQVSALPDIPFQGEIGPMLDGAGDRWTEAELRGIVANAKMLFEGTMMPAFYKDSGYIRPGKGYTGKAADDTLGPILAAQQIEDVVAYLATLKD encoded by the coding sequence ATGAAAGTTTCCGTATTTGCCTTGGTGGCCTCTGTCGGCTTTGCCGCGGCGGCGCATGCGGCCGACGTGGCCCCCGGTGACGTGGTCTATGATGAGTATGGCGCGGTTGAACAATCGCTGACCGGCACTCCCGGTAACCCCGAAGAGGGGGCCAAGATCGTCGGCAGCAAAAAGCTTGGCAACTGCATCGCCTGCCATCAGGTCAGCGCCTTGCCCGATATCCCGTTCCAGGGCGAAATCGGCCCGATGCTGGACGGGGCGGGGGACCGCTGGACCGAGGCTGAATTGCGCGGCATAGTGGCCAACGCGAAGATGCTGTTCGAGGGGACGATGATGCCCGCGTTCTACAAGGACAGCGGCTATATCCGTCCGGGCAAAGGCTATACCGGCAAGGCGGCTGACGACACGCTGGGGCCTATTCTGGCCGCCCAGCAGATCGAGGATGTCGTGGCCTATCTTGCCACGTTGAAAGACTAA
- the soxY gene encoding thiosulfate oxidation carrier protein SoxY translates to MEFTRRSAIAMGAGAFAALSLPKLAVAAAGDDAIAAFTGGAEMADTGVTLTAPEIAENGNTVPIEVDAPGATEIMVLALGNPTPPVANFKFGPLAASQHASTRIRLAGTQDVVAIAKLADGSFAKATSTIKVTIGGCGG, encoded by the coding sequence ATGGAATTTACACGACGTAGTGCGATTGCGATGGGGGCAGGTGCCTTTGCCGCACTGTCCCTGCCCAAGCTGGCCGTGGCCGCCGCCGGGGATGACGCGATTGCTGCCTTCACCGGCGGTGCAGAGATGGCTGATACCGGCGTGACCCTGACCGCCCCCGAGATTGCGGAAAACGGCAATACAGTCCCGATCGAGGTCGACGCCCCCGGTGCCACTGAAATCATGGTGCTGGCGCTTGGGAACCCCACCCCGCCTGTGGCGAACTTCAAGTTCGGCCCGCTGGCCGCGTCGCAGCACGCCTCCACCCGCATCCGCTTGGCGGGCACGCAGGATGTGGTGGCCATCGCCAAGCTGGCCGACGGCTCCTTCGCCAAGGCGACCAGCACAATCAAAGTAACAATCGGCGGCTGCGGCGGCTAA
- the soxZ gene encoding thiosulfate oxidation carrier complex protein SoxZ, translated as MASGVKPRVKVPKSAAAGETITIKTLISHKMESGQRKDSDGNTIPRSIINRFTCDFNGENVIDVAMEPAISTNPYFEFDATVPEAGTFTFTWYDDDGDVYEETKDIATS; from the coding sequence ATGGCATCTGGTGTAAAACCCCGCGTCAAAGTCCCCAAGTCAGCAGCGGCTGGCGAAACCATCACGATCAAGACCCTGATCAGCCACAAGATGGAATCCGGCCAGCGCAAGGACAGCGACGGCAACACGATCCCGCGGTCGATCATCAACCGTTTCACCTGCGATTTTAACGGCGAGAATGTGATCGATGTCGCGATGGAGCCGGCGATCTCGACCAACCCGTATTTCGAATTCGACGCGACCGTGCCCGAAGCGGGGACATTCACCTTCACGTGGTATGACGATGACGGCGATGTCTACGAGGAAACCAAAGACATCGCGACCAGCTAA
- the soxA gene encoding sulfur oxidation c-type cytochrome SoxA, protein MSNFTKGLGVCLAAALMSTGAFADPVDDTLVINEEIDIVTRTAAPAHMADAVDEVMSGWLFRGTETRAMQADDFDNAGMIFVEQAEDVWNTADGSEGKSCADCHGASAEMAGVRPVYPKYVESAGEVRTLEMQINDCRENRMGAEKWKYTGGDMVNMTALISSVSRGMPVNIAIDGPAQSTWEQGKEIYYTRFGQLELSCANCHEDNYGNMIRADHLSQGQINGFPTYRLKNTKLNAVQARFKGCVRDTRAETFDPGSPEFVALELYVGSRGNGLSVEGPSVRN, encoded by the coding sequence ATGAGCAATTTCACAAAAGGTCTGGGCGTGTGCCTTGCTGCGGCGCTGATGTCGACGGGGGCCTTCGCCGATCCCGTGGATGATACGCTGGTGATCAACGAAGAGATCGACATCGTGACCCGCACTGCCGCCCCCGCGCATATGGCGGACGCGGTAGACGAGGTTATGTCGGGCTGGCTGTTTCGCGGCACCGAGACCCGCGCGATGCAGGCCGATGATTTCGACAACGCCGGCATGATCTTTGTGGAACAGGCCGAGGACGTTTGGAACACCGCCGACGGGTCAGAGGGCAAATCCTGCGCGGATTGTCACGGGGCCTCGGCCGAGATGGCAGGCGTGCGTCCGGTCTATCCCAAGTATGTCGAATCCGCGGGCGAGGTGCGCACGCTGGAAATGCAGATCAACGATTGCCGCGAGAACCGCATGGGGGCGGAAAAGTGGAAATACACCGGCGGCGACATGGTGAACATGACGGCGCTGATCTCCTCTGTCTCGCGGGGGATGCCGGTGAACATCGCCATCGACGGTCCGGCCCAATCCACATGGGAGCAGGGCAAAGAGATCTATTATACCCGTTTCGGCCAGCTTGAACTGTCCTGTGCCAATTGCCACGAAGACAATTATGGCAACATGATCCGTGCCGACCACCTGAGCCAGGGCCAGATCAATGGCTTCCCGACCTACCGTTTGAAAAACACCAAGCTGAACGCGGTGCAGGCCCGTTTCAAAGGCTGTGTACGCGACACCCGTGCCGAGACCTTTGACCCCGGCAGCCCCGAGTTTGTCGCGCTTGAGCTTTACGTCGGCTCGCGCGGGAACGGGCTGTCGGTCGAAGGGCCCTCTGTCCGGAACTAA
- the soxB gene encoding thiosulfohydrolase SoxB codes for MISRRDFLQASMAATALYGASSFGNWGKLAAQQSLTQDKLLEFDTFGNVSLIHVTDIHAQLKPIYFREPSVNIGVGENRGKVPHLTGADFRKLYGIADGSPSAYALTYNDFSALAQGYGKMGGLDRVASVINQIRADRPDALLLDGGDTWHGSYTCYHTQGQDMVNVMNALKPDAMTFHWEFTLGSDRVAEIVEGLPFAALGQNIFDAEWDEPTELFPPYKFYETGGVKVAVIGQAFPYMPIANPGWMFPEYSFGIRDERMQEMVDEVRAKGAELVVCLSHNGFDVDKQMAGVVTGIDVILSGHTHDALPEPVLVGETIIVASGSNGKFVSRVDLDVQNGRMMGFRHKLIPIFSDVIAPDPAMTALIDAQRAPYLDQLTEVIGTTAEDTLLYRRGNFNGTWDDLICDALLSEREADIALSPGVRWGPSILPGQDITREDIWNVTSMTYPEAYRTEMTGEFLHVVLEDVADNLFNPNPYYQQGGDMVRTGGLGYRIDVTQPQGSRITELTLLKTGERIDPAKTYQVAGWASVNEGTEGPPIWDVVEAHIRKQGSVSLDPNTSVIVKGA; via the coding sequence ATGATCTCTCGTCGTGATTTTCTTCAGGCCAGCATGGCTGCAACGGCTTTGTATGGTGCGTCGTCCTTTGGCAACTGGGGCAAGCTCGCCGCGCAGCAGTCGTTGACGCAGGACAAACTGCTTGAATTCGACACCTTCGGGAATGTCAGCCTGATCCACGTGACCGACATCCACGCGCAGTTGAAGCCGATCTATTTCCGCGAACCTTCGGTCAACATCGGTGTGGGCGAGAATCGAGGGAAGGTGCCGCATCTGACCGGCGCGGATTTCCGCAAGCTTTACGGTATCGCCGATGGCAGTCCCTCGGCCTATGCGCTGACCTATAACGATTTTTCGGCGCTGGCGCAGGGCTATGGCAAGATGGGCGGTCTGGACCGTGTGGCGAGCGTGATCAACCAGATCCGCGCGGACCGGCCCGATGCGCTGCTGCTGGATGGCGGCGACACCTGGCACGGCAGCTACACCTGCTACCACACGCAAGGTCAGGATATGGTCAACGTGATGAACGCGCTCAAGCCCGACGCGATGACCTTTCACTGGGAATTCACACTCGGCTCTGACCGCGTGGCAGAGATCGTCGAGGGGCTGCCCTTTGCCGCCTTGGGGCAGAACATCTTTGACGCCGAATGGGACGAACCGACAGAGCTTTTCCCGCCCTACAAGTTCTACGAGACTGGCGGCGTTAAAGTCGCGGTGATCGGGCAGGCTTTCCCCTATATGCCGATCGCCAACCCCGGCTGGATGTTCCCCGAATACTCTTTTGGTATCCGCGATGAACGTATGCAGGAAATGGTGGACGAGGTCCGCGCCAAAGGGGCCGAACTGGTCGTCTGCCTAAGCCACAACGGCTTTGACGTGGACAAGCAGATGGCGGGCGTGGTGACGGGGATCGACGTGATCCTGTCGGGTCACACCCATGACGCGCTGCCAGAGCCTGTGCTGGTGGGCGAGACGATCATTGTCGCCTCGGGGTCGAACGGGAAATTTGTCAGCCGCGTCGATCTGGATGTACAGAACGGTCGCATGATGGGGTTCCGCCACAAGCTGATCCCGATCTTCTCTGATGTGATTGCGCCTGATCCGGCGATGACCGCGCTGATCGACGCACAACGCGCCCCCTATCTTGACCAGCTGACAGAGGTGATCGGCACCACCGCCGAAGACACGCTGCTGTACCGGCGCGGCAATTTCAACGGCACTTGGGATGACCTGATCTGCGACGCGCTGCTTTCCGAGCGCGAGGCGGATATCGCGCTGAGCCCCGGTGTGCGTTGGGGGCCGTCGATCCTGCCGGGGCAGGACATCACGCGCGAGGATATCTGGAACGTCACCTCTATGACCTACCCCGAAGCTTACCGGACCGAGATGACCGGTGAATTCCTGCATGTCGTGCTGGAAGACGTGGCCGACAACCTGTTCAACCCCAACCCCTATTACCAGCAGGGCGGTGACATGGTGCGCACAGGCGGGCTGGGATACCGCATTGACGTGACCCAGCCCCAAGGCAGCCGCATCACTGAACTGACCTTGCTGAAAACCGGTGAACGTATCGATCCGGCCAAAACCTATCAAGTCGCGGGCTGGGCCAGCGTGAACGAAGGCACCGAGGGCCCCCCGATCTGGGATGTGGTCGAGGCCCACATCCGCAAGCAGGGCAGCGTGTCGCTGGACCCGAACACCAGCGTCATCGTCAAAGGCGCGTAA
- the soxC gene encoding sulfite dehydrogenase codes for MAPRKTANRRAFLRGAATAGLGAMAARSAAAQSPDPLIVEPQPWARGLGDGVDVTPYGLPIRFEHDVVRRNVPWLTADTISSINFTPIHALDGTITPQGCAFERHHSGAIELSKQDYRLMVNGLVDRPLVFTYADLERFPRENHVYFCECAANSGMEWAGAQLNGAQFTHGMIHNMEYTGVPLRLLLEEAGYDPAGKWVYVEGADASSNGRSIPMDKALDDVLVAFKANGEALRKEHGYPVRLVVPGWEGNLWVKWLRRIEVTDAPVESREETSKYTDTLADGTSRKWTWAMDAKSVITAPSPQAPVPHGAGPLVITGLAWSGRGAITRVDVSTDGGASWQTARLAQKGTPMALTRFYLDLQWDGTEMLLQSRAMDDTGYVQPTKAELRAVRGLNSVYHNNGIQTWWLHEDGSVENVEVS; via the coding sequence ATGGCACCTCGAAAGACAGCGAACAGACGGGCCTTCTTGCGTGGCGCGGCGACTGCTGGACTGGGGGCGATGGCGGCCCGTAGCGCTGCCGCGCAATCGCCCGATCCCTTGATCGTTGAACCGCAACCCTGGGCGCGGGGCTTGGGCGATGGGGTCGATGTCACGCCCTACGGCCTGCCGATCCGGTTCGAGCATGACGTGGTGCGGCGCAACGTGCCTTGGCTGACGGCGGATACCATCAGTTCGATCAACTTCACCCCGATCCACGCGCTGGACGGCACAATCACCCCGCAGGGCTGCGCCTTTGAACGACATCACTCGGGCGCGATCGAACTGTCGAAACAGGATTACCGCCTGATGGTGAACGGGCTGGTGGACCGTCCGCTGGTGTTCACCTACGCCGATCTGGAACGCTTCCCGCGCGAAAACCACGTGTATTTCTGCGAATGTGCAGCCAATTCGGGCATGGAGTGGGCCGGCGCGCAGTTGAACGGGGCGCAGTTCACCCATGGCATGATCCATAATATGGAGTACACCGGCGTGCCCCTGCGGTTGCTGCTGGAGGAAGCGGGCTATGACCCTGCGGGCAAATGGGTCTATGTCGAGGGCGCGGATGCTTCGTCGAACGGGCGGTCGATCCCGATGGATAAGGCGCTCGACGATGTGCTTGTCGCCTTCAAAGCGAATGGCGAGGCGCTGCGTAAGGAACACGGCTACCCCGTGCGGCTGGTCGTGCCGGGGTGGGAGGGCAACCTCTGGGTCAAATGGCTCCGCCGGATAGAGGTCACGGACGCGCCCGTCGAAAGCCGCGAGGAAACGTCGAAATACACCGATACGCTGGCCGATGGCACCAGCCGGAAATGGACGTGGGCGATGGACGCGAAATCCGTCATCACCGCACCGAGCCCGCAAGCGCCGGTGCCCCATGGGGCGGGGCCTTTGGTGATCACCGGGCTGGCATGGTCGGGGCGCGGTGCGATCACTCGCGTGGATGTGTCGACCGATGGTGGCGCAAGCTGGCAAACCGCGCGACTGGCCCAAAAGGGCACGCCGATGGCGCTCACCCGCTTTTATCTCGACCTTCAATGGGACGGCACAGAGATGCTGCTGCAATCCCGCGCGATGGATGACACGGGCTATGTCCAGCCGACGAAAGCAGAACTGCGCGCGGTGCGGGGGCTGAACTCTGTCTACCACAACAACGGCATCCAGACATGGTGGCTGCACGAGGACGGGAGCGTTGAAAATGTCGAAGTCTCTTAA
- a CDS encoding c-type cytochrome, whose product MSKSLNTIALCVIATATALPLAAAPYGLGRAALPEEIAAWDVDVLPDGRGLPVGQGDVLTGEAIFTDKCAACHGDFAEGRGNWPVLAGGQDTLADADPVKTVGSYWPHLSTSFDYIRRSMPYGDAGTLTADEVYALVAYILYSNDLVAEEFTLSKDNFAAVQMPNADGFLRDDRDTTELPRWQVDPCMTDCKESVKVTMRALSLDVTPKDAAPVAVPQETPVAGVEPVSEPAADPALLADGELVFRKCKACHQLGKRAKNRAGPVLNGIVGAPAGGVEGFKYSRALMAQAEDGLIWTPKTLDAFLASPRSFMKGTKMGFSGLKSDAEIKAVIAYLNSFPAP is encoded by the coding sequence ATGTCGAAGTCTCTTAACACCATCGCTTTGTGCGTCATCGCCACGGCCACGGCTTTGCCCTTGGCGGCGGCCCCTTACGGTCTGGGCCGCGCCGCATTGCCGGAGGAGATCGCAGCCTGGGACGTGGACGTGCTGCCCGATGGGCGCGGTCTGCCCGTGGGGCAGGGCGATGTGCTGACGGGCGAAGCGATTTTTACCGACAAATGCGCCGCCTGCCACGGGGACTTTGCCGAAGGCCGCGGGAACTGGCCTGTGCTGGCGGGCGGGCAGGACACGCTGGCGGATGCCGACCCGGTCAAGACGGTCGGGTCCTATTGGCCGCATCTGTCGACAAGCTTTGATTATATCCGCCGATCCATGCCCTATGGCGATGCGGGAACGCTGACGGCGGATGAGGTCTATGCCCTCGTGGCGTATATTCTTTATTCCAACGATCTGGTGGCAGAGGAATTTACACTGTCCAAAGATAACTTCGCTGCGGTCCAGATGCCCAATGCTGACGGTTTCCTCCGCGATGATCGCGACACTACGGAATTGCCGCGCTGGCAGGTTGATCCGTGTATGACAGACTGCAAGGAAAGCGTGAAAGTCACCATGCGCGCGCTGTCGCTGGATGTGACACCCAAGGACGCCGCCCCCGTGGCTGTGCCGCAAGAAACGCCCGTTGCCGGTGTCGAGCCGGTGTCCGAGCCCGCTGCCGACCCCGCCTTGCTCGCCGATGGAGAGTTGGTGTTCCGCAAATGCAAAGCCTGCCATCAGCTGGGCAAACGCGCCAAAAACCGCGCGGGCCCGGTCCTGAACGGGATCGTTGGTGCGCCTGCCGGTGGGGTCGAGGGGTTCAAATACTCGCGCGCCCTGATGGCGCAGGCAGAGGATGGGCTGATCTGGACACCCAAGACGCTGGACGCTTTTCTGGCTTCACCGCGCAGTTTCATGAAGGGCACCAAGATGGGGTTCTCCGGCTTGAAAAGCGATGCCGAGATCAAGGCGGTGATCGCCTATCTCAACAGCTTTCCGGCCCCGTGA